The DNA segment TCGATGAAGCCAAGGAGTACGTCTCCATCGATAGCCTGCGACTGGATTCGGGCTTCGAATCGGCGCGCATCCTGAAGCTTTGCCGGGAGCGAGACATCATGCCGACGGTCCGGCTGAAGCGCCGGGGAGACGAACTCAAGGGCGCGCTCGCGGCGATGGACGGCCGCTTCGACGACTACGAGAACTATCCCGTCACGTCCTCCGAGCACAACCTCTCCGAGAAGGTCCGCGTCGTCTCGGAGCCCGACTGGAACAACGCCAAGAAGGACGACTTCGAGACCGTCATCAGCACCAGCCAGCAGACGTTCGGGGACTACGGCGACGGTGACGAACCGGACGTCCTTGACGTCGATGAGGTGCCGAAGATCCTCTGGCAGGCCCGTCGGCCGTACGGGACGTTCAACACCGAGGACAGCCCCGAGGAGATCATCCGCCGGCACAAACTCCGGTGGCGTGTTGAGAACTCCTACGCGGAGAAGAAGACGAAGCTGATGGCGCGCACCGGGTCGCGCGACCACGGCGTCCGCGTCTTCCTCTTCTGGCTCAGCACGCTCCTCTACAACGGCTGGATGCTCACCCGGAAGTTCCTCCGAGAGGACTTCCCGAACCACCGTCCACAGGACCGGGGCGCGGTGGAACTCACCACGTTCGTGAAGAAGATCCTCCGGTTGGACTACGGGTAGCGCCTGAAGTTCCTCTCCGAGCTCGCAACTCGTGAGAGACATCACCGGCTGACGCGGGCGTTTCTGCTCTTCTTTTCGACACTTTCGCCGCTCTCCGACCACCGAGCGATGTGACCGGGACGGGATCGACCGGGATTCGCGGTGGATCGGTGCGAATCCGCGTCCTCTCCCGTTCGAACTTCAACGTACGTCATCGCGTCCTCCGTCCTCTCGCGGATCTTCGACGAGTTCGTACACTCCTGTCCCAAGAAGGTTCCCGATATGCTCGTGCTCGGCGAGGCGCTTCAGCCGCCGATTGATGTACTGGCGGGATACGTCGGCGAGCCCTCGTTCGTCGAGCTGCTTTCGCGCGAGGGTAGGAGTGAGCCGCCCCTCGACGAGTAGATCGAGGAGCGCCCGGTCGAGGTCGTTGAGTTGGTCCGGCGAGAGAGTCACTGCCGGAGAGTTGCTTTTCGACATTTACAACAGTAACGATTCGCGCCATCAACAAGTAACTTACGACAGAACTTACCATCGAAACGTTGCATGAGTAGTTTACAATAGCAACCTTTATGGTGTTGGCAAATAGACTATAGAGTAAGAAGCGCGGGACACCGGCCAGAAGTTGGCCGGGGCGTGCGACAACACGCCCGACCGTGCTTCACCCACGGTGAAGCAACATGAACGACGACATGGACGAAAAAGAAAGCATCGACACCCCGCTCGAAATCTTCCTCGACGGCTACACGTACATCGGGGAAGACGGCGAGGGATACCACCACCACGCGGACCGAAGCACCTCGCGCATCATCGTCTGCGACGACGAGGGCGAGCGCGTCGGCGAGCGCGGCTGGCACGTCCGTCTCACCGGCGAGGTCGACCACGTCGAGCACGGCCTGAAGTACGCCGCCGACCTTGAACGCTGGGCCAACTACGTCGACACCAAGCGCGGTTGGGAAGACCGCGCGCTCAAAACCCACCCTGGCCTCCTCGGCCAGATGGACAACGCCTTTCAGACCGGAGGGCAGGCCTGATGTCGACCACTGACAGCGCGAGCGGCACCCCGCCGCTCACCGAGCGCGACGTCCGCGCCGCCGGCGAGCTCCTACTCGTCGTCGAGCATGCGCCCGATCTCTACCACGTCTACTCGGAGGACGGAACGGAGTACACCGTCGACGCCCGCGGCGGCGTCTGCGACTGCGACGACTACCACTACCGAGCGCCCGACGACGGGTGTAAACACCTGCGGAGAGTGCGGTTCGCGACCGGGCAGCGAGAACTCCCCGACGGAGTCCGGCTCGACCCGTTGCTCGTCCAGGCGGCCGAGGAGGTCGAGAACTGATGACGTGTGACTGCGACAGCGAGACGGACGTCTCCCAGACGGTCTACCGCGACCCGCGGACTGGTCGCGACCACGTCCAGTACATCTGCGAGGAGTGCGGTGACGTCGTCAAGAATCCGGCCAACGGGAGGATGGTCTGATGGCGGGCGAGTGCCGACAGCACGGTTGCACGAACCCCCGTCGGGAGGATGGCCGGGATGCGTTCGCCAACCAGTTCTGCAGCCCACAGTGCGAGGTCACGTACGACAAACGCCGGATGGACGCCCGCGAGGCCGCCCTGGAGGCCGGTGATGATGATGAGTGACATCGTCGAGGCGCGCCGCGCGTTCATCCAGGAACTCACGAAACGACCGCTCGTCGAGGACGTCGACTTCAGTCGAGACGGCTATCGGACCGTTGTCCTCACCCTCGGTGAACCCGGCACGGAACTCACCGAGTGCCCCTGCTGTGGTGCGGTCGGACTCCCCGAGCGGATCGAGGATCATGACTGCCAGGAGTTCCGCGAGTGGAGGGCCGACCAGTGAACGCCCAGACGGCCAGTGAGTTACGGCGGCTCGCCCGCGGTCGCTCCTACGCCGCGTTCAAGAGCGCCGCGCTGGCGTGCGGCATGCAGGAGGCGGAGGCCGAACTCGTCTGGCACCACGACGGCCAGCCCTCGAGGGGAGAGCCCGTGCTCGCTGTTCGTGAGTCGGGCGCGGAACTCCGTGGGGAGGGAGCGGCGTGGCTGACGTCGACTGCGGTCGCGAGGGTCGAACGATGAGCGTTCTCGACCACTTCCGCAGGACCGACGAGCCCCACGCGATTCCGGGCGACGACGTCTGGGACGCCCTCCGGAACGAGCGTCGCCGCAGAATCATCCAGTACGCCGCCCAAATGGACTCAGGGGAGGCGGTTTCGCTGGGCGTGCTCGCCGACGACCTCTCCGCAGCCGAGTACGGCCCGGAGTATACGTCGGGTGAGCGGAAGGCAGTCTATGTGGCGCTCTATCAGCGGCATCTCGACAACCTCGACCAGGTCGACGTCGTCGACTACGACCCCGACCGGGGCGTGGTTCGGCGCGGATCTCGCGCGGGTGAACTCGCGGGTGCACTGCGGGCGGTCGCGGAGGCGATTCACGGATGAGCCGTCGGCCGCACCACTGGATGGAGATGACAACACACTTTGAGTTATTGACGCGGGAGTCAGGCGACCAGTACGGGGTTGCAACAGGCGAGATCTCCTGCGACCGCTGCCACGCCGTGTCCCTTCACGTGGAGCACATCGATCACGAGGTCTGGTGCCCAAATAGCGAGCACTACGACGAGCGACCGCCCGCACGGACGCCGATGGGGTGGATCGTGCCCGAGCGCCCCGAGCGTTCCGGCCACGACCCCCGGATCGAGACGTGCATGGTCGCCGCGCGGACGCGAACGCTCAACCCGATGGACTACGCCGACTGCTCCGCGGCCAGTGTCGAGGAGTCCCTGGATTTCTTCGGACAATTCCTCCGCCGAGCCGACGAGTATCACCTCCGGCGCCACCAGCACGACTACAACGACTTGGACTGGCGGCTCGACGAGCTGCGGCCGGAGGAAGTGAACGCGCCCGAACACCGACTGTCGCAGGGACGCGTAGAAGCCGGCGACTGAACTGGC comes from the Halorussus vallis genome and includes:
- a CDS encoding DUF7344 domain-containing protein, giving the protein MSVLDHFRRTDEPHAIPGDDVWDALRNERRRRIIQYAAQMDSGEAVSLGVLADDLSAAEYGPEYTSGERKAVYVALYQRHLDNLDQVDVVDYDPDRGVVRRGSRAGELAGALRAVAEAIHG